Below is a window of Deinococcota bacterium DNA.
CTTGGGTGACCTGGGGCGGGGGACTTTCTTCTTCAGCTCCAGCCGCGCAAACACGTGGCGCATTCCCCAGTAGCTGTAGTGGATGTCGTGCTCCTCCTTGGCCCACGCTACACCATCTTGGATGCTGCGCACCTCACCCGCCTGGGCTCGCTCAAGCAGCCCTTGCGCCTTCTCGGCACTGAGATAGGCCGCTTGTACCACC
It encodes the following:
- a CDS encoding winged helix-turn-helix domain-containing protein encodes the protein MVQAAYLSAEKAQGLLERAQAGEVRSIQDGVAWAKEEHDIHYSYWGMRHVFARLELKKKVPRPRSPKASHEAQVAWKRGD